ATGACGCCACCTAAGTACATTTAGCTTTTATACGGGAAGCCCAGCGCTCTATCCGCTAGGGTGAGCGTCGGGATGAGAGTCGCGGGTGCTGACGGGGCTCGATGCCCCAGAAGCACCCATCTCCGGGGTGTCCTGCTGCTCAATATACCGCCTCAACACAGACACGGTTACCCCGCCACAACTGGCGACAAAGTACGACTCATTCCAAAGAACCGACTGCCAATAGAACCGATCTACTCGCTCTGCAAACTCGGTCC
The window above is part of the Rubidibacter lacunae KORDI 51-2 genome. Proteins encoded here:
- a CDS encoding transposase, whose protein sequence is TEFAERVDRFYWQSVLWNESYFVASCGGVTVSVLRRYIEQQDTPEMGASGASSPVSTRDSHPDAHPSG